The region TACCTATGACAACGAAAACATATAGCTTTAGGAAGTATAGCTTTAGGAAGTATAGCTTTACAGTATTCTATAATTTCTTTATAAGAACTTCCTTGACTACTCCCCTTTAAAAAATTCGGATGTATTCCTACATCAATATTTCTTTTATTTATTATATTTACAATTAATGGACTTGAATGAGTTAAAAACATAGTCAATGGAATATTGTAATCTTTAACAATATCTAAAAACATTTCTAAAGCATCATCAGATGCCCAATCAATATCACAAGTAATACAAAATATTGGCTCATAATGCCATGGAAAATCTTTTTCTTTTAATAACATTTTTCTCCCTTCTTTATAGACTTAATTAGTAAACCTAATATATTATATTTAAAAAGTATAATTTGGTTTACTAAAAAACTCCCATACTTTTACGTATAGGAGTTTTTTTAATTTATTTATTTAATTTTACTTTTAATTTTTCTAACATATCTGTAGTCATGCTAGCTAAATCATATTTTGGATCCCAACCCCATTCTTCTCTTGCAGCAGAGTCATCAAGGGAGTTTGGCCATGATTCAGCAATTGATTGTCTTACAGGATCTACATCATAATCCATTTCAAATTCAGGGATATGTTTTTTAATTTCAGCAGCTATATCTTCTGGTTCAAAACTCATAGCTGAAATATTGAATGCATTTCTATGGATTAATTTGTCTGGATTTGCTTCCATTAAAGTAACAATTGAGTTCAATGCATCAGGCATGTACATCATATCCATATAAGTACCTTTGTCTATAAAGCTTGTATACTTTCCTTGTTTTATTGCATCATAATAAATATGAACAGCGTAGTCAGTTGTTCCTCCACCTGGCAATGTTGCATATGAAATAAGACCTGGGAAACGAACCCCTCTAGTATCTACACCAAATTTTTTGAAATAATAATCACATAGTACTTCTCCTGCTACCTTTGTAACACCATACATAGTTCCTGGACGCTGAATAGTATCTTGTGGTGTTTTGTCTTTTGGTGTTGAAGGTCCAAATGCTGCGATGGAACTAGGAGTAAATACTGAGCAATTTTC is a window of Anaerosalibacter sp. Marseille-P3206 DNA encoding:
- a CDS encoding L-threonine 3-dehydrogenase, giving the protein MRKILVTGALGQIGSELTLELRKIYGTDNVIASSRRKKEEQKEVIESGPFEIVEVTNAKQMAEVVQKHKVNTIIHLAALLSAVGEQKPQQAWDINMNGLYNVLEVAREENCSVFTPSSIAAFGPSTPKDKTPQDTIQRPGTMYGVTKVAGEVLCDYYFKKFGVDTRGVRFPGLISYATLPGGGTTDYAVHIYYDAIKQGKYTSFIDKGTYMDMMYMPDALNSIVTLMEANPDKLIHRNAFNISAMSFEPEDIAAEIKKHIPEFEMDYDVDPVRQSIAESWPNSLDDSAAREEWGWDPKYDLASMTTDMLEKLKVKLNK